One genomic segment of Arachis duranensis cultivar V14167 chromosome 4, aradu.V14167.gnm2.J7QH, whole genome shotgun sequence includes these proteins:
- the LOC107486769 gene encoding putative UDP-rhamnose:rhamnosyltransferase 1, with product MADQPKKLHIAMFPWLAFGHIIPYFELAKLIAQKGHKVSFISTPTNIKRLPKLPSNLQPLVELIELSLPHVENLPQNAEATMDIPQHIVPYLKKAFDGLQQPLAKFLESSTPHWLIYDFAPFWLPPITSKLGISSIFFSIFSALGISFINSFGLKTNDKPSFDDDPSNKVILQHYEDKTMSEDHNEENESGVSDIFRLHQVFGGVDVVAVRTCMEIEAESIKSLQNQCRKPVIPVGLLPPSLHLFNNEDSKYDENWNTILKWLDEQEERSVIYVAFGSEVALNDEEFTEITMGLELSGFPFFWVLKKQNSSPDVSSSMETKRGIVWTNWVPQLKILAHKSVGGFLSHSGWSSVIESLQFGCPLIMLPFQNEQGLVARLMEEKMVGIKVPRNEHDGKFTRDSLAKALRSVMSEDDEGKIYRNHAEKMSKIFGDKEIHQKYIDEFVDYMEIHSPSPKISMLD from the coding sequence ATGGCTGACCAACCCAAGAAGCTTCACATTGCTATGTTTCCATGGCTTGCTTTTGGTCACATAATTCCATACTTTGAGCTTGCAAAACTCATAGCTCAAAAGGGTCACAAAGTTTCATTCATTTCCACACCTACAAACATCAAACGCCTCCCTAAACTACCTTCAAATTTACAACCTCTTGTGGAACTCATAGAACTTTCGTTGCCTCATGTAGAAAACCTCCCTCAAAATGCTGAGGCTACTATGGATATTCCACAACACATAGTTCCATACCTCAAGAAAGCCTTTGATGGCCTTCAACAACCTTTGGCTAAGTTTCTAGAGAGTTCCACTCCTCATTGGCTCATATATGACTTTGCACCTTTTTGGTTGCCCCCAATAACTTCCAAGCTTGGTATCTCATCCAtcttcttttctatcttttcggCCCTTGGTATTTCTTTCATAAACAGCTTTGGGCTAAAGACAAATGATAAACCTTCCTTTGATGATGATCCTTCTAACAAAGTAATTCTTCAACACTATGAGGACAAAACAATGTCCGAAGACCACAATGAAGAGAATGAATCCGGTGTTTCAGATATATTCAGACTCCATCAAGTATTTGGTGGTGTTGATGTTGTAGCTGTAAGAACTTGTATGGAGATTGAAGCTGAAtctataaaatctcttcaaaatCAATGCAGGAAACCGGTTATTCCAGTTGGGTTATTGCCACCTTCATTACACTTATTCAATAATGAAGACAGTAAATATGATGAAAATTGGAACACAATACTTAAGTGGTTGGATGAACAAGAAGAAAGGTCAGTGATTTATGTAGCATTTGGAAGTGAAGTGGCactaaatgatgaagaattcaCTGAGATAACTATGGGATTAGAGCTATCTGGCTTTCCCTTTTTCTGGGTTCTGAAGAAGCAAAATAGTAGTCCAGATGTAAGTAGTTCAATGGAGACAAAACGCGGGATTGTATGGACTAATTGGGTTCCACAATTAAAGATATTAGCACACAAATCTGTTGGAGGATTCTTGAGTCATTCTGGTTGGAGTTCTGTGATTGAGTCTCTTCAATTTGGATGTCCACTTATCATGTTACCCTTTCAAAATGAACAAGGGTTAGTTGCAAGGCTTATGGAAGAGAAAATGGTGGGAATAAAAGTGCCAAGAAATGAACATGATGGGAAGTTCACTAGAGATTCATTGGCTAAGGCATTGAGATCAGTGATGTCAGAAGATGATGAAGGAAAGATTTATAGAAATCATGCTGAGAAAATGAGCAAGATCTTTGGGGACAAAGAAATACACCAAAAGTACATAGACGAGTTTGTTGATTATATGGAAATTCATAGTCCCTCGCCAAAGATTAGTATGTTAGATTGA
- the LOC107486768 gene encoding putative UDP-rhamnose:rhamnosyltransferase 1, with amino-acid sequence MADQPKKLHIAMIPWLAFGHIIPYFELAKLIAQKGHKVSFISTPTNIKRLPKLPPNLQPFVELIELPLPHVENLPQNAEATMDIPQHIVQYLKKAFDGLQQPLAKFLESSTPHWLIYDFAPFWLPPITSKLGISSIFFSIFSALGISFINSFGLKTNDKPSFDDDPSNKVILQHYEDKTMSEDHNEENESGVSDIFRLHQVLGGIDVVAVRTCMEIEAESIKYLQNQCKKPVIPVGLLPPSLHLFNNEDSKDDENWNTILKWLDEQEERSVIYVAFGSEVALNDEESTEIAMGLELPDFPFFWVLQKQNSSPGVSSLMETKHGIIWTNWVPQLKILAHKSVGGFLSHSGWSSAIASLQFGCPLIMLPFQNEQGLVARLMEEKMVGIKVSRNEHDGKFTRDSLAKALRSVMSEDDEGKIYRNHAEKMNKIFGDKELHQKYIDDFVDYMEIHSPSSKIIAKLY; translated from the coding sequence ATGGCTGACCAACCCAAGAAGCTTCACATTGCTATGATTCCATGGCTTGCATTTGGTCACATAATTCCATACTTTGAGCTTGCAAAACTCATAGCTCAAAAGGGTCACAAAGTTTCATTCATTTCCACACCTACAAACATCAAACGCCTTCCTAAGCTACCACCAAATTTACAACCTTTTGTGGAACTCATAGAACTTCCATTGCCTCATGTAGAAAACCTCCCTCAAAATGCTGAGGCCACTATGGACATTCCACAACACATAGTTCAATACCTCAAGAAAGCCTTTGATGGCCTTCAACAACCTTTGGCTAAGTTTCTAGAGAGTTCCACTCCTCATTGGCTCATATATGACTTTGCACCTTTTTGGTTGCCCCCAATAACTTCCAAGCTTGGTATCTCATCCAtcttcttttctatcttttcggCCCTTGGTATTTCTTTCATAAACAGCTTTGGGCTAAAGACAAATGATAAACCTTCCTTTGATGATGATCCTTCTAACAAAGTAATTCTTCAACACTATGAGGACAAAACAATGTCCGAAGACCACAATGAAGAGAATGAATCTGGTGTTTCAGATATATTCAGACTACATCAAGTACTTGGTGGTATTGATGTTGTAGCTGTAAGAACTTGTATGGAGATTGAAGCCGAATCCATAAAATATCTTCAAAATCAATGCAAGAAACCGGTTATTCCAGTTGGGTTATTGCCACCTTCATTACACTTATTCAATAATGAAGACAGTAAAGATGATGAAAATTGGAACACAATCCTTAAGTGGTTGGATGAACAAGAAGAAAGGTCAGTGATTTATGTAGCATTTGGAAGTGAAGTGGCACTAAATGATGAAGAATCCACTGAGATAGCTATGGGATTAGAGCTACCTGACTTTCCCTTTTTCTGGGTTCTGCAGAAGCAAAATAGCAGTCCAGGTGTAAGTAGTTTAATGGAGACAAAACACGGGATTATATGGACTAATTGGGTTCCACAGTTAAAGATATTAGCACACAAATCTGTTGGAGGATTCTTGAGTCATTCTGGTTGGAGTTCTGCGATTGCGTCTCTTCAATTTGGATGTCCACTTATCATGTTACCTTTTCAAAATGAACAAGGTTTAGTTGCTAGACTTATGGAAGAGAAAATGGTGGGAATAAAAGTGTCAAGAAATGAACATGATGGAAAGTTCACTAGAGATTCATTGGCTAAGGCATTGAGATCAGTGATGTCAGAAGATGATGAAGGAAAGATTTATAGAAATCATGCTGAGAAAATGAACAAGATATTTGGGGACAAGGAGTTACACCAAAAATATATAGATGACTTTGTTGATTATATGGAAATTCATAGCCCCTCATCAAAGATTATTGCAAAATTGTATTGA